The following proteins are co-located in the Pseudomonadota bacterium genome:
- a CDS encoding protein kinase — MSKEAPQTGGSETESSCPQLSSVSSDLAKRFLVVEPLRRLSSGYLYLAQDRQASDSECSDAGLLRVIRFPEGFEASGYERMFRQLQRQSRLPKTSALALPHACGRFEDGVWLFRHHHQGSTLAQRLGRDGAQPVELALSIAGQTAAGLEHLHRSGLLHRDLRPSRVLLRPTENDTEPSVILLGAGVAAPVDPEAYPGLLGSAEYLAPELIAGRLPSVRSDLYSLGCMLHEMLSGAPPYRGDRVADVLEAQCEREPPALEHPLPNGVGKLLEGLLAKDPKHRPFSARQVVRVLAPYMPKGAARSSESTPGSASPSAQAAEARRPAAQTGFASAGHLAQPSSGPERPTADTQELTQRDLLAGVEPPPAPGASRRRTRTETLDPDELEPLGPGEPKTGARATQRHLREDLVPVSKAPEAAERQTQPFEESEPPAQLRSRDAGSTPRNQPDVAAESDVPGVPKAAGTSKATPEELDAAAGKADPWAQLEAPPQEPAPGESGVTQAAAEQAVQAGEPDAAEGQADPWARLEAPPQEPPRVAAPAGEAAGPRSVAVLPKRAWIVAGAGAVLLVLVLVALGGSPDEAAPPQSPDSGQVGAEQIDSEREVSPGHDQPFVDPLAETDEVAQGASSSTRETTAREQRGQGSPGADPPHQAPAKTETVQSSGSPPDEPARREPTAAPTVEGLAAAAPAAAGARAEAGAASSGREPTASRRVHQAPRGRVRREPRLTERRRRRGPGRGAAQRERVTRKKVAAGHRSKSAAFERSDRGARAGRRVDRGSSPATGAGQGTRNATELRDAARKHFRARRYAQAAAGYRSAIAQAPRHAGSYAGLAASELAQGHAAAAVRAYRRAIALSPRVSGFHAALGRAYLAADERGHAERSYRKAVELDPRNTAAREALRKLGR, encoded by the coding sequence TTGAGTAAGGAAGCGCCCCAGACCGGCGGTTCTGAAACCGAGAGCTCATGTCCGCAATTGAGCTCCGTCTCTTCCGATCTCGCCAAGCGTTTCCTGGTGGTCGAGCCGCTACGGCGGCTTTCGTCGGGATACCTCTACCTGGCGCAGGATCGGCAGGCTTCGGATTCGGAGTGTTCGGATGCCGGTTTGCTGCGCGTCATCAGGTTTCCGGAAGGCTTCGAGGCTAGCGGCTACGAAAGGATGTTTCGCCAGCTCCAGAGGCAGTCGCGGCTTCCCAAGACAAGCGCGCTTGCGCTGCCCCATGCCTGCGGAAGATTCGAGGACGGTGTATGGCTGTTTCGTCACCACCACCAGGGCTCGACGCTGGCGCAACGGCTCGGCCGAGATGGCGCGCAGCCTGTGGAGCTTGCACTGTCGATCGCGGGACAAACCGCCGCCGGGCTCGAGCACCTGCATCGCAGCGGCCTGCTGCACCGAGACCTTAGACCCAGCCGCGTGCTGCTGCGACCCACCGAAAACGACACAGAGCCGTCGGTGATCCTGCTTGGCGCCGGTGTGGCAGCGCCGGTGGATCCCGAGGCGTATCCGGGTCTGCTCGGCTCGGCGGAGTACTTGGCCCCCGAGCTGATCGCCGGGCGGCTTCCCAGCGTTCGCAGCGATCTGTACTCGCTGGGCTGCATGCTGCACGAGATGCTGAGCGGCGCACCACCGTACCGGGGGGATCGAGTCGCCGACGTGCTCGAGGCGCAGTGCGAGCGGGAGCCCCCCGCGCTCGAGCACCCGTTGCCGAACGGCGTAGGCAAGCTCCTCGAGGGGCTGCTCGCCAAGGATCCCAAGCATAGACCGTTTTCGGCGCGCCAAGTAGTGCGCGTGCTGGCTCCCTACATGCCCAAAGGAGCCGCGCGTTCCTCCGAATCCACCCCGGGTTCTGCCAGCCCGTCCGCTCAGGCTGCTGAGGCGCGCCGCCCAGCAGCCCAAACCGGCTTCGCGAGCGCGGGCCATCTAGCGCAGCCCAGCAGCGGTCCTGAGCGTCCAACAGCAGACACGCAGGAGTTGACCCAGCGGGACCTGCTAGCGGGAGTGGAGCCGCCTCCAGCTCCGGGCGCGAGTCGCCGGCGCACCAGGACCGAAACGCTGGACCCGGACGAGCTTGAGCCGTTGGGGCCCGGGGAGCCCAAGACTGGAGCGCGCGCTACCCAAAGGCACCTGCGTGAGGACTTGGTTCCGGTTAGTAAGGCGCCAGAGGCTGCGGAGCGGCAGACCCAGCCCTTCGAGGAGAGCGAGCCCCCGGCCCAGCTTCGATCCCGAGACGCAGGCTCGACCCCGCGCAACCAGCCGGACGTGGCCGCTGAATCGGACGTGCCAGGGGTCCCGAAGGCGGCCGGTACGTCGAAAGCGACACCCGAGGAGCTGGATGCCGCCGCGGGCAAGGCGGACCCGTGGGCGCAGCTGGAGGCCCCGCCGCAAGAGCCCGCGCCGGGGGAGTCCGGCGTTACGCAGGCTGCGGCTGAGCAGGCAGTGCAGGCCGGGGAGCCGGATGCGGCCGAGGGGCAAGCGGACCCGTGGGCGCGGCTGGAGGCCCCGCCGCAAGAGCCTCCTCGAGTAGCTGCGCCAGCTGGGGAAGCTGCCGGGCCTCGGTCGGTAGCAGTCCTTCCCAAGCGGGCCTGGATCGTAGCCGGGGCCGGGGCGGTCCTGCTGGTTTTGGTGCTCGTGGCGCTCGGCGGCTCCCCCGACGAGGCCGCACCGCCGCAAAGCCCGGACTCCGGCCAGGTCGGGGCTGAGCAAATCGACTCGGAGCGTGAGGTCTCGCCCGGTCATGACCAACCGTTTGTGGACCCCTTGGCCGAGACGGATGAAGTGGCGCAAGGAGCGTCGTCGAGCACTCGGGAGACGACCGCGCGAGAGCAGCGGGGGCAGGGGTCGCCCGGGGCGGATCCGCCACACCAGGCGCCTGCGAAGACCGAGACCGTACAGTCCTCGGGCTCGCCTCCGGACGAGCCAGCGAGGCGCGAGCCAACCGCGGCTCCCACAGTCGAGGGGCTCGCAGCTGCCGCGCCTGCCGCAGCGGGAGCTCGTGCCGAGGCGGGTGCTGCCAGTTCCGGGCGTGAACCGACCGCGAGCAGGCGCGTGCACCAGGCGCCCCGGGGCCGGGTTCGCCGCGAGCCACGCCTGACCGAGCGTCGCCGGCGACGCGGGCCCGGGCGGGGTGCCGCCCAACGCGAGAGGGTCACACGAAAAAAGGTCGCGGCCGGCCACCGCTCCAAGTCAGCAGCCTTCGAGCGGAGCGACCGGGGCGCTCGAGCTGGTCGCCGCGTTGATCGAGGCAGTTCGCCCGCCACCGGTGCCGGGCAAGGCACACGAAACGCGACCGAGCTACGCGACGCCGCTCGCAAGCACTTTCGTGCCCGCCGCTACGCGCAGGCCGCAGCGGGCTATCGCTCCGCGATCGCTCAGGCGCCGCGGCACGCGGGCAGCTACGCGGGCCTCGCTGCCTCGGAGCTCGCGCAGGGTCACGCGGCGGCTGCGGTTCGAGCCTACCGGCGGGCGATCGCGCTGTCGCCGAGGGTGAGCGGTTTTCACGCTGCACTCGGACGTGCGTACCTCGCGGCGGATGAACGTGGTCACGCCGAGCGTTCCTACCGCAAGGCCGTCGAGCTCGATCCGCGCAACACGGCTGCGCGCGAGGCTCTGCGGAAGCTGGGTCGCTAG
- a CDS encoding YbaB/EbfC family nucleoid-associated protein, producing MTFRGGVAELMRQAHRMQRRIERRKEELKAQTVEASSGNDRITVCVNGGQELVRVRIEPALLEQEELSMIEDLLVAAANAALKKSQEMVDAEIETVTGGLKIPGLF from the coding sequence ATGACGTTTCGTGGCGGAGTGGCAGAGCTGATGAGGCAGGCTCACCGCATGCAGCGAAGGATCGAGCGGCGCAAGGAAGAGCTCAAGGCGCAGACCGTCGAGGCATCGAGCGGCAACGATCGGATAACGGTGTGCGTCAACGGCGGCCAGGAGCTGGTCCGGGTGCGCATCGAGCCCGCGCTGCTCGAGCAAGAGGAGCTCTCGATGATCGAGGACCTGCTGGTGGCGGCAGCCAATGCGGCCCTCAAGAAGAGCCAGGAAATGGTGGACGCCGAAATCGAAACGGTCACGGGCGGTCTCAAGATCCCGGGACTTTTTTGA
- a CDS encoding flagellar biosynthesis protein FlhA, producing MPVGKRQFPFSLSLQRHADVGLAALVVTIVAIMIVPLAPSVLDVLLAANLTLALLTLLVSMYISDALTFAAMPTVLLVSTLYRVALNVSSTRLILLQADAGSVIRAFGEFVVQGNYLVGAVVFFILTLVQYVVIAKGSERVAEVGARFTLDAMPGKQMAIDAEQRTGALTQDQAHQRRRALERESQFYGAMDGAMKFVKGDAIVGIVITFVNILGGLAMGVGTRELGVEQSLRIYGLLTIGDGLISQIPSLLSSTAAGIVVTRVASEHDDGSLGSDIGSQMFTRPRILTLAALFLAFLGLVPGLPGAPFLALGALLGALALSLHHAAQQAQHGASAQAAAGPASGATAQEPVVIALGSLLAPWLETSSDHKPLQELGIGGMREALERDLGVTLPAVRVRKGSELPADGYAFIVHEGQLGQGRAPIDKLALELAVHEAQQAGLEAENATDPVTGRPACWLKRSAREQAIAAGFSDLFGPAAWIRRHLWAVLRRNSSELLGLEEVQRMLRQAERASPALVSHVVPDPIPLPRLREVLGRLLDEQVSVRPLRAILEALATAREIKDDVAGLTEHVRRKLSRQLCRRYAPEGVLRAHGLDPSLEETLRDSLRPRGAGPALALAPEEARELVEALRQACDQDGRGLVLTHADLRRHVRQLAAASLPDLAVLSYDELPPDLSVEARRPVAIGVGG from the coding sequence GTGCCGGTAGGAAAACGCCAGTTCCCGTTCAGTCTATCCCTTCAAAGGCATGCAGACGTCGGGCTGGCTGCGCTTGTAGTCACGATCGTCGCGATCATGATCGTGCCGCTCGCACCGAGCGTGCTCGACGTGCTCTTGGCCGCCAATCTAACGCTTGCGCTGCTGACGCTCTTGGTGTCCATGTACATCTCGGACGCGCTGACCTTCGCCGCGATGCCCACGGTGCTGCTCGTGAGCACGCTCTATCGGGTGGCTTTGAATGTCTCGTCGACGCGTCTCATCTTGCTGCAAGCGGACGCCGGCTCGGTCATCAGGGCCTTTGGCGAGTTCGTGGTGCAGGGCAACTACCTCGTGGGCGCGGTCGTCTTCTTCATCCTGACGCTGGTGCAGTACGTGGTGATAGCCAAGGGTTCCGAACGGGTCGCGGAGGTGGGCGCCCGTTTCACCCTGGACGCGATGCCCGGCAAGCAAATGGCCATCGACGCGGAGCAACGCACCGGCGCGCTCACGCAGGATCAGGCGCACCAGCGTCGCAGAGCGCTCGAGCGCGAGAGTCAGTTCTACGGAGCCATGGATGGTGCGATGAAGTTCGTCAAAGGGGACGCCATCGTGGGTATCGTGATCACCTTCGTCAACATCCTGGGCGGTCTTGCGATGGGTGTTGGCACAAGGGAGCTCGGCGTCGAGCAGAGCCTGAGAATCTACGGGCTTCTGACGATCGGTGACGGCCTGATCTCGCAGATCCCGTCCCTGCTGAGCTCCACGGCCGCCGGAATCGTAGTGACGCGAGTAGCTTCCGAGCACGACGACGGATCGCTGGGCAGCGACATCGGCTCGCAGATGTTCACCCGGCCCAGGATCCTCACGCTCGCGGCTCTTTTCCTGGCCTTTCTGGGGCTGGTGCCGGGGCTGCCCGGCGCGCCCTTCCTTGCACTGGGCGCGCTGCTGGGTGCCCTGGCGTTGAGCCTCCACCACGCAGCGCAACAAGCCCAGCACGGAGCGAGCGCACAGGCTGCGGCCGGGCCTGCTTCCGGAGCGACTGCACAAGAGCCGGTGGTGATCGCCTTGGGTTCGCTGCTGGCGCCGTGGCTCGAGACAAGCAGCGATCACAAGCCCCTGCAGGAGCTTGGCATAGGGGGCATGCGCGAGGCCCTGGAACGCGACCTGGGCGTCACCTTGCCCGCAGTCCGCGTTCGCAAGGGAAGCGAGCTCCCAGCGGACGGATACGCGTTCATCGTGCACGAAGGGCAGCTCGGTCAGGGCCGAGCCCCGATCGACAAGCTCGCGCTCGAGCTCGCAGTGCACGAGGCGCAACAGGCCGGGCTCGAGGCTGAAAACGCCACCGATCCGGTCACGGGCAGGCCGGCCTGTTGGCTGAAGCGAAGCGCGCGCGAGCAGGCCATCGCAGCTGGCTTCAGCGACTTGTTCGGCCCGGCAGCATGGATCCGGCGCCACCTTTGGGCCGTGCTCAGACGCAACAGCTCCGAGCTCTTGGGTCTAGAAGAAGTCCAGCGCATGTTGAGGCAAGCAGAGCGCGCTTCACCCGCGCTCGTAAGCCACGTCGTACCCGACCCCATACCGCTGCCACGGCTGCGCGAGGTGCTTGGGCGGCTGCTGGATGAGCAGGTAAGCGTGCGCCCGCTGCGAGCGATCCTCGAGGCGTTGGCCACGGCCCGCGAAATCAAGGACGATGTCGCTGGCCTGACCGAGCACGTCCGGCGCAAGCTCAGCCGCCAGCTGTGTCGCCGGTATGCGCCGGAGGGAGTCCTGCGCGCCCACGGACTCGATCCCAGCCTCGAGGAGACCCTGCGCGATAGTCTGCGTCCGCGAGGAGCCGGCCCTGCGCTCGCCCTCGCGCCCGAGGAGGCGCGGGAGCTGGTCGAGGCTTTGCGCCAAGCTTGCGACCAAGACGGCCGTGGCCTCGTGCTCACCCATGCGGACCTGCGCCGTCACGTCCGGCAGCTGGCAGCAGCAAGCCTGCCGGATCTGGCGGTCCTGAGCTACGACGAGCTACCACCCGACCTGAGCGTGGAGGCGCGCCGCCCGGTCGCGATCGGAGTTGGAGGCTAG
- the recR gene encoding recombination mediator RecR, whose translation MRSNVPVKDPIEELVALLSRLPGVGERTATRLAFFLLEVEPGYTQGLGAAIAQIRERVRNCEHCANYSTEALCSICRDVRRDARLVCVVARPQDVSALERGAVFRGHYYVLHGLLSPLDGMGPDQLRLEPLLTRAKQQELDEVILATPLSVEGEATALYLSQQLASEGARCTRIASGVPHGGELEFTDQITLTRAFEGRRAL comes from the coding sequence ATGCGATCCAACGTGCCCGTGAAAGACCCCATCGAGGAGCTCGTAGCGCTGCTGTCGCGTTTGCCGGGAGTGGGGGAACGCACGGCGACGCGGCTGGCCTTCTTCCTCTTGGAGGTGGAGCCAGGCTACACCCAGGGCCTGGGCGCGGCCATCGCGCAGATCCGAGAACGCGTAAGAAACTGTGAGCACTGTGCCAACTACAGCACGGAGGCCCTGTGCAGCATCTGCCGGGACGTCCGGCGCGACGCAAGGCTCGTCTGCGTGGTCGCGCGGCCCCAGGACGTTTCGGCGCTCGAGCGCGGAGCAGTCTTCCGGGGTCACTACTACGTGCTTCATGGCCTGCTGTCGCCGCTCGACGGCATGGGCCCCGACCAGCTGCGTCTCGAACCGCTCCTGACCCGCGCCAAGCAGCAGGAGCTCGACGAGGTGATCCTCGCAACACCGCTGAGCGTGGAAGGGGAGGCCACGGCGCTGTACCTCAGCCAGCAGCTGGCTTCCGAGGGCGCGCGCTGCACGCGCATCGCCAGCGGCGTCCCACATGGCGGAGAGCTCGAGTTTACGGACCAGATCACACTGACACGCGCGTTCGAAGGACGTCGCGCCTTGTAG